From Gemmatimonadaceae bacterium, a single genomic window includes:
- a CDS encoding FAD-dependent oxidoreductase: protein MTYPTEGHPALLRGGDVIIIGGGLVGLATGAALAARGADVSIVADHNAGEASRAAAGMLAPSVERAEGPAHAFALAARDLYPSYLEALAEVTGTLVSLNREGILELMFDEQQAHGKRSTLASLGGQWLTSEELHSLEPAIGTAVGAILYPGDGAVDNVALLRVLREMVEATSSVTVIHDRVTSIDLENERPWVELASGRTMIASKLVLAAGAWSPGVDGLPRSIPIEPVRGQMMSFGATPVRHVTYAGHGYVVPRSSSLSVVGSTMEHVGFSTGTTPEGMRTLTDVAKRVSPTLGDARPLERWSGLRPVTPDLLPILGRDPDYPTLLYACGHSRNGILLGPLTGECVAALASGETPSLDLSPFSVERFEGSRVTIK, encoded by the coding sequence ATGACGTATCCAACTGAAGGCCACCCCGCCCTGCTGCGGGGGGGCGACGTAATCATCATCGGCGGCGGCCTGGTTGGCCTCGCCACCGGCGCCGCACTCGCGGCCCGTGGCGCCGACGTTTCCATCGTCGCCGATCACAACGCCGGCGAAGCGTCGCGCGCCGCCGCCGGCATGCTGGCGCCGAGTGTCGAGCGCGCCGAAGGTCCCGCGCATGCATTCGCACTCGCCGCGCGCGACCTGTATCCGAGTTACCTCGAAGCGCTGGCTGAAGTTACAGGCACCCTCGTTTCGCTGAACCGCGAAGGCATCCTCGAGCTGATGTTCGACGAACAACAAGCCCACGGCAAGCGGAGCACCCTCGCGTCGTTGGGCGGACAGTGGCTGACGTCCGAGGAGCTGCACTCGCTCGAACCAGCAATCGGCACTGCTGTCGGCGCTATCCTGTATCCGGGCGACGGCGCCGTGGACAATGTCGCGCTCTTGCGCGTTCTCCGCGAGATGGTCGAAGCCACCTCGAGCGTCACGGTGATCCACGATCGCGTCACGTCAATCGACCTCGAGAACGAGCGCCCGTGGGTCGAGCTCGCCTCCGGCCGGACGATGATTGCATCCAAGCTGGTGCTCGCTGCCGGCGCTTGGTCGCCGGGGGTGGACGGCCTCCCTCGAAGCATTCCGATCGAGCCGGTCCGCGGCCAGATGATGTCGTTTGGCGCAACTCCCGTTCGCCACGTGACGTACGCAGGCCATGGCTACGTGGTGCCGAGGTCGAGCTCGCTGTCGGTGGTTGGGTCGACCATGGAACACGTGGGGTTTTCGACCGGGACGACGCCGGAGGGAATGCGCACGCTCACCGACGTAGCAAAGCGAGTGTCGCCGACATTGGGTGACGCGCGACCGCTCGAGCGGTGGAGCGGGCTCCGTCCGGTAACCCCGGACCTGCTCCCGATCCTGGGTCGCGACCCGGACTATCCGACACTCCTCTACGCCTGCGGCCACTCGCGGAACGGAATTCTCCTCGGACCGTTGACTGGAGAGTGCGTCGCGGCCCTGGCCTCGGGCGAGACGCCGAGCTTGGACCTGAGTCCGTTTTCGGTCGAGCGGTTCGAGGGATCCAGAGTAACCATCAAATAG
- the lipA gene encoding lipoyl synthase: protein MTDTLYQIMGRHSAAPLPDRKPPWLKVRAPGGENYQRLGALMRELGLHTVCEEAHCPNVGECWEHGTATFMILGDVCTRNCAYCAVSHGRPPVYDIEEPSRVAAAVEQMQLRHVVITSVDRDDLPDFGAAIFAETIRQIRQRLPDCSVEVLVPDFQGDEDAIQTVLDAEPDIYNHNTETVPRLYKRCRPGGRYERVLRIFRFVKAIAPHIPTKTGIILGMGETIPEVEHTMRELRTVDVDILTLGQYLRPSAQHIPLDRYYTPEEFRALRETGLAMGYRHVESGPLVRSSYHAWEQVQSLTA from the coding sequence ATGACGGATACGCTGTACCAGATCATGGGGCGCCATTCCGCTGCCCCCCTCCCGGATCGCAAACCACCGTGGCTCAAGGTGCGCGCTCCGGGCGGAGAGAATTACCAGCGCCTGGGCGCGCTCATGCGCGAACTTGGCTTGCATACCGTCTGCGAGGAAGCGCATTGCCCGAACGTCGGCGAATGCTGGGAGCATGGTACGGCCACGTTCATGATTCTCGGCGACGTCTGCACGCGAAATTGTGCGTACTGCGCGGTGTCGCACGGACGTCCGCCCGTGTACGACATCGAGGAGCCGTCGCGCGTCGCGGCGGCCGTCGAGCAAATGCAATTGCGACACGTCGTGATCACGTCGGTCGATCGCGACGACCTGCCCGACTTCGGCGCCGCCATCTTCGCCGAGACCATCCGCCAGATCAGACAGCGCTTGCCCGACTGCTCGGTCGAGGTGCTGGTGCCTGATTTTCAGGGCGATGAAGACGCGATTCAAACGGTTCTCGACGCAGAGCCGGACATCTACAATCACAACACCGAAACGGTGCCGCGGTTGTACAAGCGGTGCCGCCCCGGCGGCCGCTACGAACGGGTGCTGCGCATTTTCCGGTTCGTGAAAGCGATTGCTCCGCACATTCCGACCAAGACCGGCATCATCCTCGGCATGGGCGAGACCATTCCGGAGGTCGAGCACACGATGCGCGAGCTGCGGACCGTCGACGTCGACATTCTCACGCTCGGCCAGTACCTGCGTCCATCGGCCCAGCACATTCCGCTCGACCGCTACTACACGCCCGAGGAATTTCGGGCGCTGCGCGAGACGGGGCTCGCGATGGGCTATCGCCACGTCGAGTCCGGTCCGTTAGTCCGATCGAGTTATCACGCGTGGGAGCAGGTGCAGAGTCTCACGGCGTGA